Proteins encoded by one window of Vicinamibacterales bacterium:
- the alr gene encoding alanine racemase codes for MIRQTVAHVDLAAVASNLRSISQFLSATSEAPSAPSAPRPAPRVIAVVKANAYGHGAREVGLALERAGAAMLACADIEEGIVLRRAGVSIPILVFGALGISDLDGVFEFDLTPTISTPTAAQHLETAAARWTRGQTGVRPGSDGGQTTKRRERLGCHLKIDTGMNRLGFRHDNLGQTLPAIARSEHLAIDGVYTHFATADLPEHPAFGEQRDRFEQALAALPALGITPRFRHAANSAALLRDERVWFDFVRPGLLLYGIVPPPLATMIALRPALSLRSRIVHVKGTRRGEGVGYGLHDVSEGSRTIAIVPAGYADGLDRRMAGHTFMLVRGKRVPVIGSVCMDMTTIDVTGLDVSPGDEVVIVGQQGNDDIGIREIAASIGTIPYELLCRVGTRIERQYDAR; via the coding sequence ATGATCCGCCAGACGGTCGCGCACGTCGATCTCGCCGCGGTCGCGTCCAACCTTCGCTCGATCTCGCAGTTCCTGTCCGCGACCTCAGAGGCGCCCTCCGCGCCCAGCGCCCCGCGTCCCGCGCCGCGCGTCATCGCGGTCGTCAAGGCCAACGCCTACGGCCATGGCGCGCGCGAGGTGGGCCTCGCGCTCGAGCGCGCCGGCGCCGCCATGCTCGCCTGCGCCGACATCGAGGAGGGCATCGTCCTGCGCCGCGCCGGGGTCAGCATCCCCATCCTCGTCTTCGGCGCGCTCGGCATCAGCGATCTCGACGGCGTCTTCGAATTCGACCTGACCCCGACCATCTCGACGCCTACCGCCGCCCAACACCTCGAGACCGCCGCCGCTCGCTGGACGCGGGGTCAGACCGGGGTCAGACCGGGGTCAGACGGGGGTCAGACCACCAAACGGCGCGAGCGCCTGGGCTGCCACCTGAAAATCGACACCGGTATGAACCGGTTGGGCTTCCGCCACGACAACCTCGGGCAGACGCTACCCGCGATCGCACGCAGCGAACACCTGGCCATCGACGGCGTCTACACGCATTTTGCGACGGCCGACCTGCCCGAGCATCCGGCCTTCGGCGAACAGCGCGATCGCTTCGAGCAGGCGCTTGCCGCACTGCCGGCGCTCGGTATCACCCCACGTTTCCGACACGCGGCCAACAGCGCCGCCCTCTTGCGCGACGAGCGCGTCTGGTTTGACTTCGTCCGCCCTGGCCTTCTCCTCTACGGAATCGTGCCGCCGCCGCTCGCCACGATGATCGCGCTGCGACCAGCCCTGTCACTGCGCAGCCGTATCGTGCATGTGAAGGGAACCCGTCGAGGCGAGGGCGTCGGGTACGGCTTGCACGACGTGAGCGAGGGGTCGCGAACGATCGCGATCGTGCCGGCCGGCTACGCCGACGGCCTCGACCGTCGCATGGCCGGGCACACGTTCATGCTGGTGCGCGGAAAACGCGTACCCGTCATCGGCAGCGTGTGCATGGACATGACGACGATCGACGTGACGGGACTGGATGTATCGCCAGGGGACGAGGTGGTCATAGTCGGGCAGCAGGGAAACGACGACATCGGCATCCGCGAGATTGCCGCCTCGATCGGCACGATCCCCTATGAGCTCTTGTGCCGCGTGGGCACGCGAATTGAACGACAGTACGACGCCCGATGA
- the radA gene encoding DNA repair protein RadA has product MKVKTVYSCQECGAQSQKWLGRCAECGAWNSLVEERTAPVAAGAGAAAASAGARYSLAATAGPRLYEDIDTVVSARLPTGIDEFDRVLGGGVVPGSLVLIGGEPGIGKSTLLLQAAAFFAQTIGTVLYSSGEESEHQIKSRGERLGAFTGDHAKAPLYLLAETCLERILEEIARLRPSLVIVDSIQTVFSLKFQSAPGSVGQVRESATQLLFAAKGQNIPTFLVGHVTKDGNLAGPKVLEHIVDTVLYFEGEKHHAHRVVRAVKNRFGAISEMGVFEMTGQGLKAVPNPSQLFLSERPANAPGSAVLCCVEGSRPLLVEVQALVSTSSYGNARRMASGIDQNRLSLLLAVLEKRAGLNLLGEDVFINVAGGMTVDEPAADLAVVGAVASSLRNRPIRPGTAVFGEVGLAGEIRGTTQAALRLREAAQMGFTRVVVPEGNVAPADAPAGCDIVSVKHVGEALDELLLL; this is encoded by the coding sequence ATGAAGGTAAAGACGGTCTACAGCTGTCAGGAATGCGGCGCGCAGTCGCAGAAATGGCTCGGGCGCTGCGCCGAGTGTGGCGCCTGGAACTCGCTGGTCGAGGAGCGCACGGCGCCGGTGGCTGCCGGGGCGGGCGCCGCCGCGGCCAGCGCTGGAGCCAGGTATTCGCTCGCGGCCACTGCCGGACCGCGGTTGTACGAAGACATCGACACCGTGGTCTCGGCGCGCCTGCCGACGGGGATCGACGAGTTCGATCGTGTTCTGGGCGGCGGCGTGGTGCCGGGATCGCTCGTGCTCATCGGCGGCGAACCCGGGATCGGCAAGTCGACGCTGCTCCTGCAGGCCGCGGCATTTTTCGCGCAGACGATCGGCACCGTGCTCTACAGCTCTGGTGAAGAATCCGAACACCAGATCAAGTCGCGCGGCGAGCGGCTCGGCGCGTTCACCGGCGACCATGCGAAGGCACCGCTGTATTTGCTCGCCGAAACCTGTCTCGAGCGAATCCTGGAGGAGATTGCGCGGCTGCGGCCCTCGTTGGTGATCGTCGATTCGATCCAGACGGTGTTCTCGCTCAAGTTCCAGTCGGCGCCGGGTAGCGTGGGGCAGGTTCGGGAATCCGCGACCCAGCTGCTCTTTGCCGCGAAGGGGCAGAACATCCCGACGTTCCTCGTCGGCCACGTCACCAAGGACGGCAACCTCGCCGGCCCGAAGGTGCTCGAGCACATCGTCGACACCGTCCTTTATTTCGAAGGGGAGAAGCACCACGCGCACCGGGTCGTGCGCGCCGTCAAGAACCGTTTCGGCGCAATCAGCGAGATGGGCGTCTTCGAAATGACGGGGCAGGGTCTGAAGGCGGTGCCCAACCCGTCGCAGCTCTTTCTTTCCGAGCGCCCGGCCAACGCGCCGGGCTCGGCGGTGCTCTGTTGCGTCGAGGGATCGCGGCCGCTGCTCGTGGAAGTGCAGGCCCTCGTCAGCACGTCGTCGTACGGCAACGCGCGCCGGATGGCGAGCGGCATCGATCAGAACCGGCTCTCGCTCCTGCTGGCCGTGCTCGAGAAGCGGGCCGGGCTGAACCTGCTGGGCGAGGACGTGTTCATCAACGTCGCCGGCGGCATGACGGTCGACGAACCCGCCGCCGATCTTGCGGTGGTCGGCGCCGTCGCGTCGAGTCTGCGCAACCGTCCGATTCGTCCCGGCACGGCGGTGTTCGGCGAGGTCGGGCTGGCGGGCGAGATCCGCGGGACGACGCAGGCGGCGCTGCGCCTGCGCGAGGCGGCGCAGATGGGATTCACCCGCGTGGTGGTGCCGGAAGGCAACGTCGCGCCAGCCGATGCGCCGGCGGGATGCGACATCGTGTCGGTGAAGCACGTCGGCGAGGCGCTGGACGAGCTCCTGCTCCTGTAG
- a CDS encoding CsgG/HfaB family protein: MTHRKLIGLVVVGLVRVTLVTAALAQEAQARPSLAIADVAITPGGWTLPPPQLSATIVELMMNELVSSERFHLYDGQWLVPEDEAGGHADLRRLREAAAARHMDYVVLGRLTAFSSERSRKGFGGVVPLPFIGGFSRDRTQLKVSLAFRIVDVRTGEIVASAAGDGVGQRHTTAGGGFGVIHGLPIGALAGAAQAHSARDAMLDEAVRQAVHAAALELALRPLPPASAGSDFDR; the protein is encoded by the coding sequence ATGACTCACAGAAAGCTGATCGGTCTCGTCGTCGTTGGATTGGTCCGCGTCACGCTGGTCACGGCCGCGCTGGCCCAGGAGGCGCAGGCGAGGCCGTCGCTGGCGATCGCCGACGTTGCGATCACGCCCGGCGGGTGGACGCTGCCGCCGCCGCAACTGAGTGCGACGATCGTCGAGCTGATGATGAACGAGCTCGTTTCGTCGGAGCGCTTTCATCTCTATGACGGCCAGTGGCTGGTGCCCGAGGACGAGGCGGGCGGTCACGCCGACCTGCGTCGGCTCCGCGAGGCGGCGGCCGCCCGGCACATGGACTACGTGGTCCTCGGGCGTCTGACGGCGTTTTCGAGCGAGCGCAGCAGGAAGGGATTCGGCGGCGTCGTGCCCTTGCCGTTCATTGGCGGTTTCTCGCGTGATCGGACGCAGCTGAAAGTGTCGCTGGCGTTTCGCATTGTCGACGTCCGGACCGGCGAGATCGTGGCGAGCGCGGCCGGCGACGGCGTCGGCCAGCGTCATACGACGGCGGGCGGCGGCTTCGGCGTCATCCACGGCCTGCCAATCGGCGCGCTGGCCGGCGCTGCGCAAGCGCACTCTGCGCGTGACGCGATGCTCGACGAAGCCGTCCGTCAGGCGGTACACGCGGCGGCGCTGGAACTGGCGCTCCGCCCGCTGCCGCCGGCGAGCGCCGGGTCGGACTTCGATCGTTGA
- a CDS encoding DUF2911 domain-containing protein — protein sequence MIIMAAMLAAVLAQSAVKPSQHGSVTQEVAGTTFTIEYDRPVARGRELFGALVPYDRVWCPGANECTTLTITSDITVEGKKLPKGTYTIWAKPGRETWSIIFNRAHPTFHTQYLRVQRDDFLTVEVIPRTASPMETLAFYFAVVDGRHTELVLHWGTVAVPLSIDVP from the coding sequence ATGATCATCATGGCGGCCATGCTCGCCGCGGTCCTGGCGCAGTCGGCAGTCAAACCGAGCCAGCACGGCTCAGTGACGCAGGAAGTGGCAGGCACCACCTTCACCATCGAATACGACCGGCCGGTTGCGCGGGGCCGCGAACTATTCGGCGCGCTCGTACCCTACGATCGCGTCTGGTGTCCTGGCGCCAACGAGTGCACGACGTTGACGATTACCAGCGACATCACCGTCGAGGGTAAGAAGCTGCCGAAGGGTACGTATACGATCTGGGCGAAGCCGGGACGCGAGACGTGGTCGATCATCTTCAATCGCGCCCATCCGACGTTTCACACGCAATACTTGCGGGTGCAGCGCGACGATTTCCTCACCGTCGAGGTGATCCCTCGTACGGCCTCCCCGATGGAGACGCTCGCCTTCTACTTCGCGGTCGTCGACGGTCGCCACACCGAGCTGGTGCTCCACTGGGGCACCGTAGCGGTGCCGCTCTCAATCGACGTGCCGTAG
- the mtnC gene encoding acireductone synthase, protein MILLDIEGTTTPIAFVAGILFPYARTHLPLYLTQHADTPESRRILASLRAEYDHDAEARRQLPDWSPWPYLAWLMDRDRKSAALKELQGFVWEEGYRDGTLVGELFPDVAAALSLWRDAAIQVGIYSSGSVRAQQWLFRCSTAGDLTPLLSWHFDTTVGAKRNAASYTRIAADVCLPPGGILFVSDVAAELDAARQAGMATALIVRPGNAAQPDSCHRVISSLLDLRP, encoded by the coding sequence GTGATCCTGCTCGACATCGAAGGCACGACGACGCCAATCGCGTTCGTCGCCGGGATTCTGTTTCCCTACGCCCGAACCCACCTGCCGCTCTACCTCACACAGCACGCCGACACGCCCGAGTCCCGCCGTATCCTCGCGAGCCTGCGCGCCGAGTACGACCACGACGCCGAGGCTCGCCGCCAACTGCCAGACTGGTCGCCCTGGCCGTACCTCGCGTGGCTGATGGATCGCGATCGCAAATCGGCCGCGCTGAAGGAGCTGCAAGGGTTCGTCTGGGAAGAGGGCTATCGCGATGGCACGCTCGTCGGCGAGCTCTTTCCGGACGTCGCCGCGGCGCTGTCGCTCTGGCGCGACGCGGCGATTCAGGTCGGCATCTACTCATCCGGCAGCGTTCGTGCGCAGCAGTGGCTGTTCCGTTGCTCCACCGCCGGTGATCTCACGCCGTTGCTGTCGTGGCACTTCGACACGACCGTCGGCGCCAAGCGCAACGCCGCCAGCTACACGCGCATCGCCGCCGACGTGTGCCTGCCGCCCGGCGGGATCCTGTTCGTATCGGACGTCGCCGCGGAGCTCGACGCGGCACGCCAGGCGGGCATGGCGACCGCGCTGATCGTGCGCCCGGGAAACGCGGCCCAGCCCGACAGCTGTCACCGGGTGATCAGCAGTCTGCTGGATCTGCGTCCCTGA
- a CDS encoding cupin domain-containing protein, whose protein sequence is MALVRIGGRRTDADGENGEAVLSDCAEVTTFLARHGIDYERWTPEHAIAADAPADAILAAYAREIDALKARGGYVTADVIDVTAETPNLDMMLARFSREHWHDEDEVRFIIEGRGLFHVHPSDGPVFAIEVEGGDLIRVPRGTQHWFDLCGERRIRAIRLFQDTSGWTPHYTESGVDKGFEPVCFGPAYVGRR, encoded by the coding sequence ATGGCACTCGTGAGAATCGGCGGACGGAGGACGGATGCGGACGGAGAGAACGGCGAAGCCGTCCTCTCGGATTGCGCCGAGGTCACCACATTTCTCGCCCGTCACGGCATCGACTACGAGCGCTGGACGCCCGAGCACGCGATCGCGGCCGACGCCCCGGCCGACGCCATCCTCGCCGCCTACGCGCGGGAGATCGACGCGCTCAAGGCACGCGGCGGCTATGTCACCGCCGACGTGATCGACGTCACGGCCGAGACGCCGAATCTCGACATGATGCTCGCCAGGTTCAGCCGCGAACACTGGCACGATGAAGACGAAGTTCGCTTCATCATCGAGGGCCGCGGCCTCTTCCACGTCCATCCGTCAGACGGACCGGTCTTTGCGATCGAGGTGGAAGGCGGCGATCTGATCCGCGTCCCCCGCGGCACCCAGCACTGGTTCGATCTGTGCGGCGAGCGACGGATCCGCGCCATCCGGCTGTTCCAGGACACGTCGGGCTGGACGCCGCACTATACGGAGAGCGGCGTCGACAAGGGGTTCGAGCCGGTCTGCTTCGGCCCCGCCTACGTCGGCCGCCGGTAG
- the mtnB gene encoding methylthioribulose 1-phosphate dehydratase gives MDAEAADELIAIGRRFDARGWVLGTSGNFSRVVSRHPLRLAITRSGSHKGALTRDDIVEYEDGRIVSGRGASSAETPLHLEIAAKRAAGCVLHTHSIWSTLLSDRYAEGGGIPIEGYEMLKGLSGVGTHEHREWLPILANDQDMTRLGAAVARVLDEQSACHGFLLRRHGLYTWGGTIAEAARHVEILEFLLESVARSKEAASWHS, from the coding sequence GTGGACGCGGAGGCTGCCGACGAACTCATCGCGATCGGGCGCCGGTTCGATGCGCGCGGCTGGGTGCTCGGCACCAGCGGCAACTTCAGCAGGGTGGTGAGCCGACATCCGCTGCGCCTGGCGATCACCCGCAGCGGCTCGCACAAGGGAGCGCTGACGCGGGACGACATCGTCGAATACGAGGACGGCCGGATCGTGTCTGGCCGCGGCGCCTCGTCGGCCGAGACGCCGCTCCACCTCGAGATCGCCGCGAAGCGCGCCGCCGGCTGCGTGCTGCATACCCACTCGATCTGGAGCACGCTCCTGTCCGATCGCTACGCGGAGGGCGGCGGCATCCCGATCGAGGGCTACGAGATGCTCAAGGGGCTGTCCGGCGTCGGCACCCACGAACACCGCGAGTGGCTGCCGATTCTCGCCAACGATCAGGACATGACGCGGCTGGGCGCCGCCGTGGCCCGCGTCCTCGACGAGCAGTCGGCCTGCCACGGTTTCCTGCTCCGCCGCCACGGGTTGTACACTTGGGGAGGGACGATCGCGGAGGCCGCCAGGCACGTCGAGATCCTGGAGTTTCTGCTCGAAAGCGTCGCCCGCTCGAAGGAGGCCGCGTCATGGCACTCGTGA
- a CDS encoding PIN domain-containing protein, protein MAWQLFVRALFLAAVAWAAAILRPFHAAFVPNIAVGGLLGATVILIETRLRQTEVTDLLGALIGGAIGLGLAKTISAALFFIDASDNRVGFFHSFILLVFPYLGIVMGARKGEWLEPQRLAGLFRDVGPTKRYRILDTSVIIDGRIADVCETGFLDGTLVIPQFVLKELQLVADSADAMKRNRGRRGLDILQKIQKMTGVDVMISDIDFPEVREVDLKLIELGRSLQGKIVTNDFNLNKVAQLRGVDVLNINELANALKPVVLPGEFMKVFILKEGKEYNQGVAYLDDGTMVVVDNARRMIGKTIDVVVTSVLQTTAGKMIFGRFIESGGASVAAAAPVPTVEKVSNAK, encoded by the coding sequence ATGGCCTGGCAGCTGTTCGTGCGGGCGTTGTTCCTGGCCGCCGTGGCGTGGGCGGCGGCCATCCTCCGGCCGTTCCATGCGGCATTCGTACCCAATATCGCGGTCGGCGGGCTGCTCGGCGCCACCGTCATCCTGATCGAGACGCGCCTGCGGCAGACCGAGGTCACCGACCTGCTCGGTGCCCTCATCGGCGGCGCGATCGGCCTCGGGCTCGCCAAGACGATCAGCGCCGCACTGTTCTTCATCGACGCCTCGGACAATCGGGTCGGATTCTTCCACAGCTTCATCCTGCTCGTCTTCCCCTATCTCGGCATCGTCATGGGAGCGCGCAAAGGCGAGTGGCTCGAGCCGCAGCGGCTGGCCGGCCTCTTCCGCGACGTCGGCCCGACCAAGCGCTATCGCATTCTCGACACCAGCGTGATCATCGACGGCCGCATCGCCGATGTCTGTGAGACCGGCTTTCTCGACGGCACGCTCGTCATTCCACAGTTCGTGCTGAAGGAACTGCAGCTCGTCGCCGACTCGGCCGACGCGATGAAGCGCAACCGCGGCCGCCGCGGCCTCGACATCCTGCAGAAGATCCAGAAGATGACGGGCGTCGACGTGATGATCTCCGATATCGATTTTCCGGAAGTGCGCGAAGTCGATCTCAAGCTGATCGAGCTCGGCCGGTCGCTGCAGGGCAAGATCGTCACCAACGACTTCAACCTGAACAAGGTGGCGCAGCTGCGCGGCGTCGACGTGCTGAACATCAACGAGCTGGCCAATGCGCTCAAGCCCGTGGTGCTGCCGGGCGAGTTCATGAAGGTCTTCATTCTCAAGGAAGGCAAGGAGTACAACCAGGGCGTCGCCTACCTGGACGACGGGACGATGGTGGTGGTCGACAACGCGCGGCGCATGATCGGCAAGACCATCGACGTGGTCGTCACGAGCGTGCTGCAGACGACGGCCGGGAAGATGATCTTCGGCCGTTTCATCGAGTCGGGCGGCGCGTCGGTCGCCGCGGCCGCGCCCGTGCCGACGGTCGAGAAGGTATCGAATGCCAAGTGA
- a CDS encoding lysophospholipid acyltransferase family protein, protein MKPWHWWRTIFFLIPTISLYTIVLGTISILSTLVDRSGDVGHRCARVWSWLILKTTGVSVRVEGLERLDRSRSYVFAANHQSIYDIPIVFASLPFQLRIIAKETLGRIPFMGWHLRRTGHVLVDRSKPGASSVKKMARLVGAGHSLIVFPEGTRSLDGQVAPFKGGSFVIALDAGLPVVPLSIVGSRQVMVKGELVVRPGAVSLVVHDPIETADVARDAARALAGRVHDVVAAGAG, encoded by the coding sequence ATGAAGCCATGGCACTGGTGGCGGACGATCTTCTTCCTGATCCCGACGATTAGCCTCTACACCATCGTGCTGGGCACGATCTCGATCCTCTCGACGCTCGTCGATCGGAGCGGCGACGTCGGTCACCGCTGCGCGCGCGTCTGGTCGTGGCTGATTCTGAAGACCACCGGCGTGAGCGTGCGGGTCGAAGGGCTCGAGCGCCTGGATCGGTCGCGCAGCTACGTCTTCGCGGCCAATCACCAGAGCATCTACGACATCCCGATCGTGTTCGCCTCGCTGCCGTTCCAGCTGCGGATCATCGCGAAGGAGACGCTCGGGCGGATCCCCTTCATGGGCTGGCACCTGCGGCGTACCGGCCACGTGCTCGTCGACCGTTCGAAGCCGGGCGCGAGCAGCGTGAAGAAGATGGCGAGGCTGGTCGGCGCGGGGCATTCGCTGATCGTGTTTCCCGAGGGCACGCGCAGCCTCGACGGTCAGGTGGCCCCGTTCAAGGGCGGCTCGTTCGTGATTGCCCTCGACGCCGGCTTGCCGGTCGTCCCCCTCAGCATCGTCGGCAGCCGCCAGGTGATGGTCAAAGGGGAGCTGGTGGTGAGACCTGGCGCGGTGTCGCTCGTCGTTCACGACCCGATCGAAACGGCAGACGTCGCGCGGGACGCGGCCCGCGCCCTCGCCGGCCGCGTCCACGACGTCGTCGCGGCCGGCGCCGGCTGA
- the ispD gene encoding 2-C-methyl-D-erythritol 4-phosphate cytidylyltransferase, with protein sequence MHVTAIIAAGGAGRRLGAAKPKQLIDIGGGTMLQHSVAAFFTHPRIDAVVLVLPKGTATPLALSRDASVPRPELRTAVGGERRQDSVANAFDIVSEESDVVLIHDAARPFVSADLIDRTIDAAVAHGAAIAALRSRDTVKRVDATGTILDTIPRETIYLAQTPQGFRRDVLAKAIALGRSGVAATDEAALAERAGFTVHVVEGDPGNVKITSGEDLAAARARTAAGRPARTGRAGTGYDLHRLVEGRPLVVAGVVIPFERGPLGHSDGDVACHAVTDALLGAVGLGDIGRHFPDSDPRWKGADSLALLRDATRMVHEAGYEVGNVDVTVVLERPKIKDAIEQMRRNIADAVGTAVDRVSVKGKTNEGVDAVGRGEAIAAHAIALVRSRS encoded by the coding sequence ATGCACGTGACCGCTATCATCGCCGCCGGCGGCGCCGGCCGTCGCCTCGGCGCCGCCAAGCCCAAGCAGCTCATCGACATCGGCGGCGGGACGATGTTGCAGCACAGCGTCGCGGCATTCTTCACGCATCCGCGGATCGACGCCGTCGTGCTCGTGCTGCCGAAGGGAACCGCCACGCCGCTGGCGCTGAGCCGAGACGCCAGCGTGCCCCGCCCCGAGCTGCGCACTGCGGTCGGCGGCGAGCGCCGGCAGGACTCGGTGGCGAACGCCTTCGACATAGTCAGCGAGGAGAGCGACGTCGTGCTGATCCACGACGCGGCGCGGCCGTTCGTGAGCGCGGATCTGATCGACCGCACGATCGACGCGGCGGTCGCCCACGGCGCCGCGATCGCCGCACTGCGCTCGCGCGACACGGTCAAACGCGTCGACGCGACCGGCACGATTCTCGACACCATCCCGCGCGAGACGATCTACCTCGCGCAGACGCCCCAGGGATTCCGGCGCGACGTCCTCGCGAAGGCGATTGCGCTCGGCCGCAGCGGTGTCGCCGCCACCGACGAGGCGGCGCTCGCCGAACGCGCCGGCTTCACCGTGCACGTCGTCGAGGGAGATCCCGGAAACGTGAAGATCACGAGCGGCGAGGATCTGGCCGCGGCGCGCGCGCGCACCGCCGCCGGCAGGCCGGCGCGCACCGGCCGCGCCGGTACCGGCTACGATCTGCACCGGCTGGTCGAGGGCCGGCCGCTCGTCGTCGCCGGGGTGGTGATCCCGTTCGAGCGGGGACCGCTCGGCCACTCCGACGGCGACGTCGCCTGTCACGCGGTGACCGATGCCCTGCTCGGCGCGGTCGGCCTCGGTGACATCGGCCGGCATTTCCCCGACTCCGATCCCCGCTGGAAAGGGGCCGACAGCCTCGCGCTGCTGCGGGACGCGACGCGCATGGTGCACGAGGCGGGCTACGAAGTGGGGAACGTCGACGTCACGGTCGTCCTGGAGCGGCCCAAGATCAAGGACGCGATCGAGCAGATGCGTCGCAACATCGCGGACGCCGTCGGCACCGCCGTCGACCGGGTCAGCGTCAAGGGCAAGACGAACGAGGGCGTGGACGCGGTCGGACGCGGTGAGGCGATTGCCGCCCACGCGATCGCGCTGGTGAGGTCGCGATCGTGA
- the gltX gene encoding glutamate--tRNA ligase: MRVRFAPSPTGSLHVGNARTALFNWLLARGHDGTFILRIEDTDAERSTRESEDSILQDLRWLGLEWDEGPDVGGASGPYRQSERLHLYTSYANELLAGGQAYYCFCPPQKLEDDRRKDLAAGRPPKYRGTCCGIPADEARRRLEGGERAVVRFRVPAHIDVTFHDLVRGEVTFNSDVIGDFVIVRSDGRPQYNFAVVIDDALMEVTDVVRGEDHISNTPRQILLYRALGFATPRFAHLSLVLGPDHTPLSKRHGATSVSEFRGRGVLPEALINYLALIGWSPLSPGGEPAHDAELIPLDEMARRFAIEDVGHSAGVFDPDKLAWMNRHYMKAAAPARIAAEAARFFQAKGFVKRRSDAALAYLESLLPMAVGSVDRLEEIPDRLAFLFEYDAVHAVDRPQVAVVLHEPGARAVVAALAEAIDGPLLDREAFRAMANRVKDKTGQKGKALFHPIRAALTGDSGGPELDLAVPAMDRGAALPADAGVARIASARERAKTFAAAVASR; encoded by the coding sequence GTGAGAGTCCGCTTCGCTCCGAGCCCGACCGGTTCGCTGCACGTCGGCAACGCGCGCACGGCGCTCTTCAACTGGCTGCTCGCGCGCGGCCACGACGGCACCTTCATCCTGCGCATCGAGGACACCGACGCCGAGCGCTCGACCAGGGAGTCGGAAGACAGCATCCTGCAGGACCTGCGCTGGCTGGGCCTCGAATGGGACGAGGGGCCGGACGTCGGCGGGGCGTCGGGGCCCTACCGGCAGTCGGAGCGGCTGCACCTGTACACGTCGTACGCCAACGAGCTGCTGGCCGGCGGCCAGGCCTACTACTGCTTCTGCCCGCCGCAGAAACTCGAAGACGATCGCCGCAAAGATCTCGCCGCCGGCCGTCCACCGAAGTACCGGGGCACCTGCTGCGGCATTCCGGCCGACGAGGCGCGGCGGCGCCTCGAGGGCGGCGAACGGGCGGTCGTCCGGTTCCGCGTGCCGGCGCACATCGACGTGACCTTTCACGACCTGGTCCGTGGCGAAGTCACCTTCAACAGCGACGTCATCGGCGATTTCGTGATCGTCCGCTCCGACGGGCGCCCGCAGTACAACTTCGCGGTGGTGATCGACGATGCGCTGATGGAAGTGACCGACGTGGTCCGCGGCGAGGACCACATCTCGAACACGCCCCGCCAGATCCTGCTCTACCGCGCGCTCGGGTTCGCGACGCCGCGGTTCGCGCACCTCTCGCTGGTCCTGGGGCCGGATCACACGCCGCTGTCGAAGCGCCACGGCGCGACCTCGGTGTCGGAGTTCCGGGGACGCGGGGTGCTGCCGGAAGCGCTGATCAACTACCTGGCGCTGATCGGCTGGTCGCCGCTCAGCCCCGGCGGCGAGCCGGCGCACGATGCCGAGCTGATCCCGCTCGACGAGATGGCGCGTCGCTTCGCCATCGAAGACGTCGGGCACAGCGCCGGCGTGTTCGATCCCGACAAGCTGGCCTGGATGAACCGCCACTACATGAAGGCGGCGGCGCCCGCGCGGATCGCCGCCGAGGCTGCCAGGTTCTTCCAGGCGAAGGGGTTCGTCAAGCGGCGCAGCGACGCGGCGCTCGCCTACCTCGAGTCGCTGCTGCCGATGGCGGTGGGGTCGGTCGATCGGCTCGAGGAGATTCCCGATCGGCTCGCGTTCCTGTTCGAGTACGACGCCGTGCATGCCGTCGATCGGCCGCAAGTCGCCGTGGTCCTGCACGAGCCTGGGGCGCGCGCGGTGGTGGCGGCGCTGGCTGAGGCGATCGACGGCCCGCTCCTCGATCGCGAGGCGTTCCGGGCGATGGCGAACCGCGTGAAGGACAAGACGGGGCAGAAGGGGAAGGCGCTGTTCCATCCGATCCGCGCGGCGCTGACCGGCGACAGCGGCGGCCCCGAGCTGGATCTGGCGGTCCCGGCGATGGACCGGGGGGCGGCGCTGCCGGCCGATGCCGGCGTGGCCAGGATCGCCAGCGCGCGCGAGCGCGCGAAGACGTTCGCGGCGGCGGTGGCGTCGCGCTGA